One genomic region from Flavobacterium lindanitolerans encodes:
- a CDS encoding mechanosensitive ion channel family protein — protein sequence METLNQYFQKAVHTTTAFLPHLLSAIITLVVGFIIIRLFRKFMMRLIEKKRFDATLLKFVMDVAVWTMRALLFVSIITKLGVETSAFVAAIGAAGLAIGLSLQGSLSNFAGGLLIILFKPLRVGDYVEAQGEAGTVAAIFIFSTKIITGNNQSIYLPNGALSNGIIRNFSKEKLRRAEITLSVNHDSDISLVKALLFNVIRSDKRILQLPEPAVMIKDITADALLLSVLMWTTNEDYGWVVSDFLENIKKSFKEQGISNPAPKREIIIEIKNYRDTKEK from the coding sequence ATGGAAACCTTGAACCAATATTTCCAAAAGGCTGTTCATACCACAACGGCTTTTCTTCCACATTTACTATCAGCTATTATTACACTTGTAGTAGGATTCATAATTATCCGGCTTTTCCGGAAATTTATGATGAGGCTCATTGAGAAGAAACGTTTTGACGCTACACTTCTTAAATTCGTAATGGATGTGGCAGTATGGACAATGCGTGCGCTGCTTTTTGTGAGTATCATTACCAAACTTGGTGTAGAAACATCAGCTTTTGTAGCGGCTATTGGAGCAGCTGGTCTTGCTATTGGACTTTCACTTCAGGGCTCCTTATCTAACTTTGCCGGCGGTTTGCTGATTATTCTTTTTAAACCGCTACGTGTTGGTGATTATGTTGAAGCCCAGGGAGAAGCAGGAACAGTGGCTGCAATTTTTATTTTTAGCACAAAAATCATTACCGGAAACAATCAATCCATCTACCTTCCAAACGGAGCCTTGTCTAATGGAATTATCAGAAACTTTTCAAAGGAAAAGTTACGCCGTGCCGAAATTACGCTGAGTGTGAATCATGACAGTGATATTTCGCTCGTAAAGGCGCTATTGTTTAATGTTATACGTTCTGACAAAAGAATACTTCAACTGCCTGAACCTGCGGTTATGATTAAAGACATTACTGCAGATGCGCTGCTGCTGTCTGTATTGATGTGGACAACAAACGAAGACTACGGATGGGTTGTCTCTGACTTTTTGGAAAATATTAAAAAATCGTTTAAAGAACAGGGCATTAGCAATCCGGCTCCCAAACGCGAGATTATTATTGAAATTAAAAACTACCGGGATACAAAAGAGAAATAA
- a CDS encoding SemiSWEET family sugar transporter — METITIIGTLAAIFTTIANIPQAYKIIKDKTSKGVSAGTYLVLLIGTSLWTAYGILKSDWPLIITNSISSLLSIIILILHQIPDRKIKKVNKVLSNSGSKK; from the coding sequence ATGGAAACAATAACTATAATAGGCACCCTTGCGGCCATTTTCACTACTATTGCCAATATTCCGCAAGCTTATAAAATAATAAAAGATAAGACCAGCAAAGGTGTTTCTGCCGGAACTTATCTGGTTTTGCTAATCGGAACATCACTTTGGACAGCTTATGGCATCCTCAAGTCGGACTGGCCGCTTATTATTACGAATTCTATTTCTTCTTTACTGAGTATCATTATACTGATTCTCCACCAGATTCCTGACAGGAAAATAAAGAAAGTAAACAAGGTGCTTTCAAATTCTGGCAGCAAAAAATAA
- a CDS encoding tetratricopeptide repeat-containing sensor histidine kinase, translating into MPKLFPSKNILFLALFLLCISYSHSQTQEIQKLQKSLPHVKDSISYVNKINRIGMLMHMKNPDSSLIYAMNARTVAGRIRYKKGAVDAENVIGISLALKGLSNEALKIFGQVLADYEKMGDKQNTVQLYMNFASLQMQIGNQLRAVEYNRQALKIGKSIPTDSIMSRVYANYCMANPQLSEDSVQYYLERSNKIGEKVNDQSLLIGNKQILGIFYMIRGARDKALPLLESSLQEAKAAKLERLQLQGLNAMAEFNANNPELALKYMEEQMTIIESNGYDELKAPVLFSMLRFAKMSGNIEKERELSEKMIAAQLKRQASLEKFIGDYVHYYQIQENNKDLERSQKASRQTIIILTVFSIVCGILLLLLFRAYKKIRNDSKKKAALYEIIEKKNASLSEADAMKSNLVSILAHDFRSPLISTLYMVRLLERNTELTESEKESFYLTISNDISGTLENFDATLQWIKRQLGEFRINFETVDIRSLLDEAISGYNAQLNEKGITVINNVPEGILATSDKEMLQFVNRNLLSNALKFSPKGKTIAVDAFKNGSEIVISVKDEGPGLSHNQIEKLFSISSKGGSMHEGAGIALSFSKDFIVKLGGRIWAENRNTAGSIFSYAVPSNPIIDKESIQSKIVA; encoded by the coding sequence ATGCCCAAATTATTCCCCTCAAAAAATATTTTGTTTTTGGCTCTGTTTTTACTCTGCATTTCCTATTCCCATTCCCAAACTCAGGAAATACAGAAACTTCAAAAGAGTCTGCCACATGTAAAGGACAGTATTTCATATGTCAATAAAATCAACCGTATTGGTATGCTGATGCATATGAAAAATCCGGACAGCAGTTTGATTTATGCAATGAATGCCCGTACTGTTGCCGGAAGAATCCGGTATAAAAAGGGAGCCGTTGATGCGGAAAATGTAATTGGAATCTCATTAGCCTTAAAGGGGCTTAGCAATGAGGCCTTAAAAATATTCGGCCAGGTTCTTGCCGATTATGAAAAAATGGGCGATAAACAAAATACGGTGCAACTCTACATGAATTTTGCGAGCCTACAGATGCAAATCGGAAACCAGCTTCGGGCCGTAGAATATAACAGGCAGGCTTTGAAAATAGGAAAAAGCATTCCGACAGACAGCATCATGAGCAGGGTATATGCCAATTATTGTATGGCAAATCCACAGCTTTCTGAAGACAGTGTTCAGTATTATCTGGAACGCTCCAATAAAATTGGTGAAAAAGTAAATGACCAGTCGCTTCTTATAGGCAACAAGCAAATTCTTGGTATTTTTTATATGATTCGGGGCGCCAGAGATAAAGCCTTACCGTTATTGGAAAGTTCGCTTCAGGAGGCGAAAGCAGCCAAACTTGAGCGATTACAGCTTCAGGGGCTCAACGCCATGGCTGAATTTAATGCTAACAACCCGGAATTAGCCCTGAAATATATGGAGGAGCAGATGACCATAATAGAATCTAACGGTTATGACGAATTAAAAGCCCCGGTCTTATTTTCGATGCTGCGGTTCGCAAAAATGAGCGGGAATATTGAAAAAGAGCGGGAATTAAGCGAAAAGATGATTGCCGCACAATTAAAGCGGCAAGCCAGTCTGGAAAAATTCATTGGAGATTATGTGCATTACTACCAAATCCAGGAAAATAACAAGGATTTGGAGCGGTCACAAAAAGCATCACGACAGACTATCATAATATTGACCGTCTTTTCAATAGTGTGCGGTATTTTGCTATTGCTATTATTCCGGGCGTATAAAAAAATCCGAAATGATTCTAAAAAGAAAGCCGCATTATATGAAATCATCGAAAAAAAGAATGCTTCCTTATCTGAAGCCGATGCCATGAAATCTAACCTGGTTTCTATTCTTGCACATGACTTCCGTTCGCCTCTTATTTCAACCCTCTATATGGTTAGACTCTTAGAGCGTAATACGGAACTTACCGAATCTGAAAAGGAATCTTTTTATCTGACAATCAGTAATGATATTTCCGGAACGCTGGAAAATTTTGATGCTACCCTGCAATGGATTAAACGCCAACTTGGAGAGTTCAGAATTAATTTTGAAACGGTGGATATTCGTTCGTTACTTGACGAAGCCATTAGCGGCTACAATGCGCAGCTCAATGAAAAAGGAATTACGGTTATCAATAATGTGCCGGAAGGTATTTTGGCCACATCAGACAAGGAAATGCTTCAATTTGTAAATCGAAACCTGCTTTCCAATGCCTTAAAATTTTCTCCTAAAGGTAAAACTATCGCTGTAGATGCATTTAAAAATGGGTCCGAAATTGTTATCTCCGTCAAAGATGAAGGGCCGGGATTATCACATAATCAAATCGAAAAACTGTTTTCTATAAGCAGTAAGGGTGGCTCAATGCATGAAGGTGCCGGCATAGCACTTTCGTTTAGTAAGGATTTTATAGTAAAACTAGGTGGAAGGATTTGGGCGGAAAATCGTAATACTGCCGGTAGCATCTTTAGTTATGCTGTTCCATCCAATCCCATTATTGATAAGGAAAGTATACAGTCAAAAATTGTGGCTTAA
- a CDS encoding DUF4142 domain-containing protein — protein sequence MKTNKILKNLFFTGTIILFAFVFNSCKKDKNIDTKEIAQEENEEKFDNSKQDEKDSRYLVEAAETDSKEIEIGKLAQEKSTDADVKAFGKMMVDDHTQAAGDVKKLAARKNISLPDSMTEEARKEYDDLNKKSGLDFDKKFAEMMVKGHEKAIDKMTEAAEEAADEEIRYWATNKIPTLTEHLEHAKSLKEKIDNRKK from the coding sequence ATGAAAACGAATAAAATTCTTAAGAATCTATTTTTTACGGGAACGATTATCTTATTTGCTTTTGTCTTTAATTCCTGCAAAAAGGATAAAAACATAGATACCAAAGAAATTGCACAGGAAGAAAATGAAGAAAAGTTTGATAATTCCAAACAGGATGAAAAAGATTCCCGTTATTTGGTAGAGGCGGCAGAAACAGACAGTAAGGAAATTGAAATTGGAAAACTTGCCCAGGAAAAGAGTACCGACGCGGATGTTAAGGCTTTTGGAAAAATGATGGTAGACGACCATACCCAGGCTGCCGGAGATGTCAAGAAACTGGCTGCAAGAAAAAATATCTCATTGCCGGATTCAATGACGGAAGAGGCGCGAAAAGAATATGACGACCTTAATAAAAAGAGCGGATTGGATTTTGATAAAAAATTTGCCGAAATGATGGTTAAAGGTCATGAAAAGGCAATCGATAAAATGACTGAGGCGGCTGAAGAAGCGGCAGATGAAGAAATCAGATATTGGGCAACCAACAAAATACCAACGCTGACGGAACACCTTGAACACGCAAAAAGCCTTAAGGAAAAAATAGACAACCGTAAAAAATAA
- a CDS encoding endonuclease, producing MPEGPSIVILKEEASQFGGQEIISVSGNSKIDQNRLLGKKIISFRSWGKHFLICFKDFTVRIHFLLFGTYRINETKDALVRLNLTFPSGEINFYSSSIKILESDVNLHYDWSADVMNESWNPKQAREKLKNIPNKQICDALLEQDIFSGVGNIIKNEVLYRVRVHPESLVGKIPSEKRDEIIKEARNYSFQFLEWKKKFELKKHWLAHTKKTCLRCDLPILKKYTGVKKRRSFFCENCQILYQ from the coding sequence ATGCCAGAAGGTCCAAGTATAGTCATTCTAAAAGAAGAAGCCAGTCAGTTTGGAGGTCAGGAAATTATTTCCGTTTCCGGAAACAGCAAAATTGACCAGAACAGACTGTTAGGTAAAAAGATAATTTCTTTCCGAAGCTGGGGCAAGCACTTTCTGATTTGTTTTAAAGATTTTACAGTCCGTATCCATTTTCTGCTGTTTGGAACTTATAGAATTAACGAGACCAAGGATGCTCTTGTTCGCCTGAACCTGACTTTTCCATCAGGAGAAATAAATTTCTATTCTTCCTCTATAAAAATACTGGAAAGTGACGTTAACCTGCATTATGACTGGAGTGCAGACGTAATGAATGAAAGCTGGAATCCGAAACAGGCCAGAGAAAAATTAAAAAACATCCCGAACAAACAAATTTGCGATGCTCTGTTGGAACAGGACATTTTTTCCGGTGTTGGCAACATTATAAAAAATGAAGTACTGTACAGGGTTCGTGTTCACCCGGAATCCTTAGTCGGAAAAATTCCATCAGAAAAGAGGGACGAGATTATAAAAGAAGCCAGAAATTACAGCTTTCAGTTTTTGGAATGGAAAAAGAAGTTTGAACTTAAAAAACATTGGCTTGCCCATACCAAAAAAACATGTCTTCGTTGTGACCTCCCAATTTTGAAGAAATATACAGGAGTGAAAAAACGCAGGAGCTTTTTTTGTGAGAATTGCCAGATACTATACCAATGA
- a CDS encoding response regulator: protein MKNLNEKMHIILVDDDAEDRMIFEEAFSQLNSGNQLLMFQNGLEVLNYLNENETVPDIIFLDLNMPIMGGLETLREIRKNDRYRQLSVVIYSTSSAEKDIEDTLIAGANVYITKPNNFETLRDTIAKVIHVNWQFLSSGLDRDTFVFVT from the coding sequence ATGAAAAACCTAAACGAAAAAATGCACATTATTCTTGTGGATGATGATGCGGAAGACCGTATGATTTTCGAAGAGGCATTCTCTCAGTTGAATTCCGGGAATCAACTCCTGATGTTCCAGAATGGCCTCGAGGTATTAAATTACCTGAATGAAAACGAAACTGTCCCGGACATTATTTTTCTGGACCTGAACATGCCCATTATGGGTGGTCTGGAAACATTACGGGAAATCAGGAAGAATGACCGCTACAGACAATTGTCTGTTGTAATCTATTCGACTTCATCCGCAGAAAAAGATATTGAAGATACATTGATTGCCGGTGCCAATGTCTATATTACAAAACCCAATAATTTTGAAACCCTAAGAGATACAATTGCCAAGGTAATTCATGTCAACTGGCAATTTCTTTCTTCGGGTCTGGACCGCGATACATTTGTATTTGTTACCTGA
- a CDS encoding SDR family oxidoreductase, producing the protein MKQRDIYTLALSDKVILVTGGTTGIGRATAHLLASLGARVFITGRHQEQLEETLRDGKTIYPDAMLSGIASDLSSEEGIERVFQAMESEFGTIDILVNNAALSANSAAEGNYKEWSYILNTNLLGYIACANAAISRMKTKKGGQIVNVGSMSAEIRETGSSVYVATKSGIQGFTAALRKELNPDQIKVTLIEPGAVNTDMQPGSGEERQEKVDAMEMLDACDIAEAIAFCLSRPSHCDIVSMQIRPLKQII; encoded by the coding sequence ATGAAACAGAGAGATATTTATACGCTTGCCTTGTCAGATAAAGTAATATTGGTAACAGGAGGCACAACAGGAATAGGAAGAGCTACAGCCCATCTTTTGGCATCATTGGGGGCCAGAGTATTCATTACCGGACGCCATCAGGAACAATTAGAAGAAACATTGCGTGATGGTAAAACCATTTATCCGGATGCCATGCTATCGGGTATTGCTTCTGATTTGTCTTCTGAGGAGGGAATCGAAAGAGTATTCCAGGCAATGGAATCAGAATTTGGCACTATTGACATATTGGTCAACAATGCAGCTTTGTCTGCCAACAGTGCTGCAGAAGGCAATTATAAAGAATGGAGCTATATTCTCAATACCAATCTTTTAGGATATATAGCTTGTGCCAATGCGGCAATCAGCAGAATGAAAACAAAAAAAGGAGGACAAATTGTTAATGTCGGGTCTATGAGTGCCGAAATCCGGGAAACCGGTAGCAGCGTGTATGTGGCAACCAAATCAGGAATACAGGGGTTTACTGCCGCATTGCGCAAAGAACTCAATCCGGACCAGATCAAGGTTACGCTGATAGAACCCGGAGCCGTAAATACAGATATGCAACCCGGAAGCGGTGAAGAACGCCAGGAGAAAGTCGATGCTATGGAAATGCTTGATGCCTGTGATATTGCAGAAGCTATTGCTTTTTGCCTTTCGCGTCCCAGTCATTGTGATATAGTAAGCATGCAGATTCGTCCGCTTAAACAAATTATATAA
- a CDS encoding MgtC/SapB family protein, giving the protein MIAWYEIIARLLFAALLGGMIGFERERKDWAAGIRTHMIACMGSTLVMLVSCFGFSDILGYPNVELDPSRVASSVVIGIGYLGAGIILILKRGNIKGLTTASGLWATAAVGLSIGGGMYITGLVATVITVLILYVVQKLQNKKSQVREHRMTVRLYKKEEGTLLLEKLISYHLNFSLLAMEKKNKKYTVKARFVGAKTDVLHLANELKLLPVVQKIRFK; this is encoded by the coding sequence ATGATTGCATGGTATGAAATAATAGCAAGGCTTTTGTTTGCAGCTCTTTTAGGTGGCATGATAGGATTTGAACGCGAACGAAAAGATTGGGCTGCCGGCATTAGAACGCACATGATAGCCTGTATGGGCTCTACACTGGTTATGCTCGTTTCCTGTTTTGGTTTTTCTGACATTTTGGGCTATCCTAATGTAGAATTGGATCCCTCGCGTGTTGCTTCTTCAGTAGTTATCGGTATTGGCTATCTGGGTGCGGGAATCATATTGATTCTTAAACGGGGAAACATCAAAGGACTGACTACCGCTTCCGGATTATGGGCTACCGCAGCTGTTGGACTTTCCATTGGTGGCGGAATGTATATTACAGGTCTTGTAGCCACCGTTATTACAGTACTCATCTTGTATGTTGTTCAAAAATTGCAGAATAAAAAGTCGCAAGTCCGTGAACACAGAATGACCGTCCGATTGTATAAAAAGGAAGAAGGTACGCTGTTGCTTGAAAAATTAATTTCGTACCACTTGAATTTTTCTCTTTTGGCAATGGAAAAGAAAAATAAAAAATATACCGTCAAAGCCCGTTTTGTTGGTGCAAAAACTGATGTTTTGCATTTGGCTAACGAATTGAAATTACTTCCTGTTGTTCAAAAAATCAGATTTAAATGA
- a CDS encoding RNA recognition motif domain-containing protein — protein sequence MNIFVGNLSFKTSEEQLFDLFASYGEVTSVKIITDKFSGNSRGFAFVEMPEQDEAQNAVDNLNDSEFDSRTMAVKEAMPKENDTRSRKKHY from the coding sequence ATGAATATTTTTGTTGGCAATCTGAGTTTTAAGACTTCAGAAGAACAATTGTTCGACTTATTTGCTTCCTATGGAGAAGTAACTTCAGTTAAAATCATTACAGACAAATTTTCCGGAAATTCCAGAGGCTTTGCCTTTGTTGAAATGCCTGAACAGGACGAAGCGCAGAATGCTGTAGACAATCTGAACGATTCTGAGTTTGACTCACGTACAATGGCAGTAAAAGAAGCAATGCCAAAAGAAAACGATACGCGTTCCAGAAAAAAACACTATTAG
- a CDS encoding response regulator codes for MKTSDKLMQIILVDDDTDDRLLFEEAFNELDSGENLTIFKDGREILDYLYTTTEIPDIVFLDLNMPILGGIDILREIRKDEKYQKLSVVIYSTSSAEKDIEDSLIAGANIYVKKPNDFETLKETLRKVIKMNWQFQSAELNRETFVFVI; via the coding sequence ATGAAAACCTCAGACAAATTGATGCAAATTATACTTGTAGATGACGATACAGATGACCGATTACTTTTTGAAGAGGCATTCAATGAACTGGATTCCGGCGAAAATCTTACGATATTTAAAGATGGACGTGAAATACTGGATTATCTGTATACAACAACAGAAATTCCGGACATTGTTTTTCTTGACCTTAATATGCCTATCCTTGGAGGTATAGACATATTACGTGAAATAAGAAAAGATGAAAAATATCAAAAACTGTCTGTAGTAATTTATTCCACATCCTCGGCTGAAAAAGATATTGAAGATTCACTGATTGCCGGAGCCAATATTTATGTCAAAAAACCGAATGATTTTGAAACACTCAAAGAAACCCTAAGGAAAGTAATAAAAATGAACTGGCAGTTTCAATCGGCAGAATTAAACAGGGAAACATTTGTATTTGTAATCTGA
- a CDS encoding sensor histidine kinase, giving the protein MKKKTDEGYMSHLENELRQRNAELEKNRELLQATLDSSLDMVQVFEAVRDEKGKIIDFIWVLNNYTSETYYGDVIGQSLLKNNPGVVHTGIFNSFVEVTETGIPQQYEKHYVNEQFDGWFYQSVVKLNDGVATSTSDITARKLADDRINALNKELSQKNRELESLNSELTTFNNIAANDYRETLQSLYMYLEFIIKTDAPNISNAGKANIRKAQGAIQKLKLLTEDIVSFSRIPAMDSNLTSVDLEELLNALLSDMAQKISEKEAIITRSGILPAITGYPLLLSLLFYHLIDNALKFLPKGKNPEIKISSSVCSEGACKGMYEICIEDNGIGFDQNQAENLFAIFFRLHDRSIYKGSGIGLAVCKKIMDLHNGHIVAISDGNGAVFKCYFPV; this is encoded by the coding sequence ATGAAGAAAAAAACAGATGAAGGCTATATGTCTCATCTCGAAAACGAGTTGAGACAACGAAATGCGGAATTGGAAAAAAACAGAGAGCTCTTGCAGGCTACTCTGGACAGTTCATTGGATATGGTTCAGGTATTTGAAGCTGTCCGTGATGAAAAAGGTAAAATAATAGATTTTATATGGGTCCTGAATAATTATACTTCAGAAACCTATTATGGTGATGTTATAGGCCAAAGTCTGTTGAAAAACAATCCGGGTGTTGTGCATACCGGAATATTTAACAGTTTTGTTGAGGTAACCGAAACGGGCATACCTCAACAATATGAGAAGCATTATGTAAATGAGCAGTTTGACGGCTGGTTTTACCAATCTGTTGTAAAACTGAATGATGGAGTGGCAACTTCAACTTCTGATATAACGGCACGAAAATTGGCCGATGACAGAATAAATGCGCTCAATAAGGAACTCAGCCAGAAAAACCGTGAACTTGAATCCTTAAACTCAGAGCTAACTACATTTAATAATATCGCCGCAAATGATTACAGGGAAACCTTGCAATCATTATATATGTATCTGGAATTTATTATCAAGACAGATGCCCCCAACATTAGTAATGCCGGAAAGGCCAACATTAGAAAAGCCCAGGGCGCCATACAGAAACTAAAATTGCTGACAGAAGACATCGTTTCGTTCTCCAGGATTCCGGCCATGGACAGCAATCTGACATCTGTTGATTTGGAAGAGCTGCTCAATGCACTTCTTTCAGATATGGCACAAAAAATTAGTGAAAAAGAGGCAATTATCACACGTTCCGGGATATTACCGGCCATTACAGGATATCCTTTATTACTGTCGCTTCTGTTTTATCATTTGATTGATAACGCGCTAAAATTCCTGCCGAAAGGGAAAAATCCGGAAATTAAGATAAGCAGTTCTGTATGTTCTGAAGGAGCATGCAAAGGAATGTATGAAATATGCATTGAAGATAATGGTATCGGGTTTGACCAAAATCAGGCAGAAAATTTATTTGCCATTTTTTTCAGATTGCATGACAGGAGTATATATAAAGGTTCCGGAATTGGATTGGCTGTCTGCAAAAAGATTATGGATTTGCACAACGGGCATATTGTTGCCATATCTGATGGAAATGGGGCGGTTTTTAAATGCTATTTTCCTGTTTAA
- a CDS encoding cold-shock protein, with amino-acid sequence MQEGTVKFFNESKGFGFISQDGSNEDIFVHSTGLLDKINENDKVVFDIEKGQKGLMAVNVKRR; translated from the coding sequence ATGCAAGAAGGCACAGTAAAATTTTTTAATGAATCTAAGGGATTTGGATTCATTTCACAAGACGGAAGCAACGAGGATATTTTTGTCCACAGTACCGGATTATTGGATAAAATTAATGAGAACGACAAGGTTGTTTTTGATATTGAAAAAGGTCAAAAAGGTTTGATGGCCGTAAATGTCAAAAGAAGATAA
- a CDS encoding 3-oxoacyl-ACP synthase III family protein has translation MTSKIIGVGNYIPSQTITNLFFDKHHFLDQAGDALKQDNATIASKLKEITGIEERRYAHPNQVASDLGFLAAQSAIEDSGIDPETLDYIIFAHNFGDVRTGTIQSDMVPSLASRVKHLLKIKNNFCVAYDVLFGCPGWIEGMIQAHAFIKSGIAKRCLVIGAETLTRVVDAHDRDSMIYADGAGAAILETSNDESGIKSHLSGSFTLNEKDYLYFGKSYNNENCPNIRYLKMDGRKIYEFALLNVPGAMQKCLDDSGYSINDLSKIIIHQANEKMDEAIVNRFYKIYKTPVPENIMPMVIHKLGNSSVATIPSLLTMILKNELPQHSIKENDIVLFASVGAGMNINAFVYRF, from the coding sequence ATGACGAGTAAAATTATAGGTGTGGGAAACTATATACCTTCCCAGACCATTACCAATCTATTTTTTGACAAGCATCACTTTTTAGACCAGGCGGGAGATGCCTTAAAACAAGACAATGCAACCATTGCCAGTAAACTGAAAGAAATTACCGGTATTGAGGAAAGACGTTATGCGCATCCTAATCAGGTCGCTTCTGATTTAGGCTTTTTGGCCGCCCAATCTGCCATAGAAGATTCAGGAATCGACCCGGAAACACTTGATTACATTATTTTCGCGCATAATTTTGGCGATGTCCGTACAGGAACAATCCAATCTGATATGGTTCCAAGCCTTGCATCGCGTGTCAAGCATCTTTTAAAAATCAAAAATAATTTTTGTGTAGCCTATGATGTCTTGTTTGGCTGTCCGGGCTGGATTGAAGGCATGATACAGGCGCATGCCTTTATCAAATCGGGAATAGCCAAAAGATGCCTTGTTATTGGAGCGGAAACCCTTACGCGTGTAGTCGATGCGCATGATAGGGATAGTATGATTTATGCTGATGGTGCCGGTGCCGCTATTCTTGAAACCAGCAATGACGAATCGGGAATAAAATCACATCTCTCCGGTTCTTTTACCCTTAATGAGAAAGATTACCTGTATTTTGGAAAATCGTATAATAATGAAAACTGTCCCAATATACGGTATCTGAAGATGGATGGTAGGAAAATTTATGAATTTGCCCTTTTGAATGTTCCCGGTGCCATGCAAAAATGCCTGGATGACAGCGGTTATTCTATTAATGACCTCTCTAAAATAATAATCCATCAGGCCAATGAAAAAATGGACGAAGCAATCGTAAACCGTTTTTATAAAATTTACAAAACTCCGGTGCCCGAAAATATAATGCCCATGGTAATACACAAGCTTGGAAATAGCAGCGTGGCTACAATTCCGTCACTGTTAACCATGATTTTAAAAAACGAGCTGCCACAGCATTCAATCAAAGAAAACGATATTGTTCTTTTTGCTTCTGTAGGAGCCGGAATGAACATCAATGCTTTTGTGTACCGTTTTTAA
- a CDS encoding cold shock domain-containing protein encodes MADSFFKKENNKKKQKKQQDKISRREERKTNNNKGKELDDMIVYVDINGNFTSLPPHAQNREEDAAKARQSKKAEMITEDTIFSGIVSYMSEKGYGFITEENSNENIFFHYGQLNEAVKKHDVVHYKKEKTPKGYQATDIKSNK; translated from the coding sequence ATGGCAGATTCGTTTTTTAAAAAAGAAAACAATAAAAAAAAACAAAAGAAGCAGCAGGATAAAATTTCCAGAAGAGAAGAACGAAAAACAAATAACAATAAAGGGAAAGAGCTTGATGATATGATTGTTTATGTCGATATCAATGGAAATTTCACTTCATTGCCACCCCACGCTCAGAACAGGGAAGAGGATGCTGCTAAAGCCAGGCAATCTAAAAAGGCGGAAATGATTACGGAAGACACAATTTTTTCGGGCATAGTTTCCTATATGAGCGAGAAAGGCTACGGTTTTATTACAGAAGAAAACAGCAATGAAAATATTTTTTTCCATTACGGACAATTAAATGAAGCTGTTAAAAAACATGATGTAGTACATTATAAAAAAGAAAAAACACCAAAAGGATATCAGGCAACAGATATAAAAAGCAATAAATAA